The nucleotide window ttCTAATACCTACGAACTGCAAGTATTTCTACGATCCTCAGGTGTTTTTCAACACTAAAATTCTCTGGGCCACGCAAAGAACAAACTTAGCCACCTGTTCTGGGTGGCGCGGAACTGGGCAGCGTCCACACCACCtcatggaggcagggagggctttGGGCCCGCGCCGGGGGCCGTCCTTACTTTGGAAGAAATCCACCCTCCCTGCTGCTTGGGAGGAACTAGAGCGGGGAACGAACGGAGGCACCGGGCCTGGCCTGAGCCCGCGGGCAGGTGCCTTCAAGTCTTCTGGCAGCGGGAGCCTGGAGGGCGCAGGTAAATGCATCCGGGACAACAATGCAAGGTGCACTGGCCGGAGCCGCTGGGGGACCAGGTCCCacgtcaatttcttttttcttttcttttcttttcttttcttttcttttctttcttttttctttcttttcttttctttcttttcttttctttcttttcttttttcttttctttcttttcttttcttttctttctttcttttctttctttcttttcttttttcttttctttcttttcttttcttttattttcttttccttttgccttcctctttctttcttttctttctttctctcctttctttcctctttcccctgaTCACAATGTCAAtgttttagtcattttaaaagatttttttgaaaacctCAAACAAGGAAGAGCAGTCCTCGCGGTGTCCTTCGCGGAGCCAGCAGCAGCCAGGTGAGAGCAGGCATATCTATAATTCAGACCGGGAATATTTCTCTCAATAATTGATGGGGCGCCACAAAAGGAGGCGGCCGGGTCGGCGGCGAACGGAGCTGCCAGCTGGGCCCAGCGCCCCCCGCCCGTGGGGCCCGCGGAGCACGCGCGTGTGCAAGAGCTCGCAGCCTCCCCGGGGTGCACGTGGGGCCTGCGGGGGTGCAGCCCGCTCCGCCgctcctgcacccccaccccccaccccgggcaggTCGGACCGCTGCGGCCCTCGCGGGCCCCGAGCCCCCGCCACTGGGCTGTGCTGCAGCAGGTTCCCCGAGGCCGCTCCTGCCGTCCAGCAACCCGCGGGCCCCCCGCACCTGCCCCGCACCTGCCCCGCACCTGCCCCGCTCGGCCCCCGACTCTCTCCCGCTTGCGCgcgtgccccccgccccgcgcgtcCTGACCCGGGCCCGACCCCACTCCTGTCCCCCCCCGCGGAGCCGGGCACACCTTCGAGGTCAGCGCCCCTGCGCCCGAGGCCCGACCTCCAGGGGAGGCTGAGGAGTCCCGCGGAGGCGGAGGCCGAGGGGCTCGGGGCGCTCGCAGGTGCCCGGGAACCCCGAGGGGGCGGCGGCCCCggagcggccccgccccgccccgccccgcccgcagcGCCCCGGTGCGCGCCCTGAGTGCGCGGGGTGGGCGCGGGTGAGCGCGTGTGCACGGGTGTGAGCGCGTGTGCACCTGTGCGCGTGTCTGTGCGCGTGTCTGTGCGCGTGCGCCGTGCGCCGTGTGCCGTGTGCGCGCCGAGCCGTGGGGCGGGCGGgtccggggaggaggagccgcgCGGAAGCGCCCAGTGGGCGACACCGGCCCGCCGAGGCCCCTCCCGACCGCTCGCCGGGGCCCCCGCGCGGCCGCGCGGCCTCAGCTGCAGGCGGGACGCCCGTGCCCCGGGACTAGGGCTGCGGCCCTGCGGGCGAGGGTCCGGGGCTCCGGGCGGCTCCGCGGCGGCGGCgtcgagcccgagcccgagcccgagcctgAGCGCAGCCCGGCCCGCCGCGGGGAGGGGCCGccgcccgcaggccccgcccaccgccgccgcaggccccgcccaccgccgcccgcaggccccgcccaccgccgccgcaggccccgcccaccgccgcccgcaggccccgccctccgcccgccctccgcccgccctccgccgccacaggccccgcccaccgccgccgcaggccccgcccaccgccgccgcaggccccgcccaccgGCCCCGCCCACCACCGTCTGCAGGCCGCGCCCtcggccgggccccgcccccgcccgccccgccccggctccaggccccgcccccgccccacctccaggccccgcccccgcccctcctccaggccccgcccctcctccaggccccgccccgcctccaggccccgcccctcctccaggccccgccccggctccaggccccgccccgccccggccccgcgcgctcCCGGCCCGGGGAGGCGTGTGCTGCTCGGCGGGCGCTCCCGGGAGCGGGCCGGCTGCGGGAGGAGGACGCGGGCTTCCCGGGCGCTCGCTGCTCTCTAGGATCCTGCGGCTGCTCGGGGCGCGCCGGCTCCCTGCTGGGGCGGGCCGCGGCGCCGAGGTCAGAGCCGCCCCCTCCAGCCGCCGGGACCCCTCCGCCGGGCTCGGCCGCGCAGctcgccccgccgccccccgcctgcAGCTGCtccgcccggggccggggccggggccggggccggggccccgCGACGCCCGGGCTCGGTaagcgcccccgccccgcaggccgGCTCGCGGGGgtccggggcggggggtgcggccgggggcggcggcgggagcgcggAGGCTGCGCGGCGCCGGGCGGGGGGTGCGGCCGCTGCAGGTGCCGGGTCGGGGGCCGCGTCGGCCGCGCCAGGTGAGGCCCCGCTGCACCCCGGGTCGCCGGCAGCGCCCGCAGGCACCGGGCGAGGGGCGCGCGGCCAAGTGAGCAGCTCACCTGCCGGCCGGGGCCTCGGGGACCACCCTAGGCCGGTGCAGGACGAGCGCTGGGCAGGAAGACAGGCTTGTGCGGGGGGCTGGGAGGCGCCCAGGGGTGCCCGCCCGCTGCCTGGGGCACGGGCTCCGCGCATAGGGAGTGAGCAAGACCCTAGTAGTCTCGTGCTGCTGCTGCtcgggaggaagggagggagatctctctctctctctctctctcctctctccctctctctctgcaaagGGCTCCCCCGCCAAGGCTCCCGGGAGGGTGCTTTGCACTGATTCCCCTAAACACGGATACcttgggaaggaagggagattTTTCAGACCAGTTTTGCCACGAGGgaggttttcctttctttttttccttttccttttctccccacccttatttttcctattctgttcctccttctccctcctgctccctccaccaccgccttcctcctcctcttctacttcatcatcatcatcatcatcatcatcatcttcttcttcttctaggtTAGGGAGAGTGAGGTAACTGGCAGCCAATTAAAAGGAAGGTAATTCGGTTAAGGCGGGAGGCAGGGAGATAAACATCCACAAgcaaacccaaataaataaataattatgtggTGTAGAGCAAAATGGGGGCAGGCAGGGCTAGATCTCCCGCAGAGTCGGTGGGGAACTAGAGGACCCGCTAGCGCGCGACCTTCTGGGAGTCAGTCAGTCGGCAGAGGGGTGCACGGTGCACGGGCATGCGGCCCGTGGGTTctacagggggtggggggtggaggggggtggacaGTGTATTGTAGCTGCTGGGAGGGAGTTGGGGGAGAAACTGAGCCAACTCTCAGGCTCTGCGGCCTGTGAAAGTCTCAAAAGATGGGGAGGGCCCGACGTTCCAGGACGAATGTGACCCCAGGGTGATTCTGTAAATAGAGATCTGGAGACCTTCCCCCCGGGAGTAAACATCTCAGGGAACGTGCCGCTGTTAGGAGTCGGCAACGGAAGGGGCTTGTCCTCGGAGACAGCTTCCGAGGTGTACTTTCTGGATCCTGTGTCTGAACGCAGCTCGCCTCTTGCCCTAGGAGGCTGTGACTGGGGAGCCCTGTGCTTACCGCTCCCCTGCTCTGTCACTTCGTAAAACTCGGGTGGGTTTAGGCTCCGAGGCCGACAGGATTCAGCCTGGAGCAGCAGGTGGTCAAGCGCTGAATCCTGCTAATGGCTCCAGAAAGCCATTTCTCCTGTGCTCCCCAAGTGCTTCCAGTAATAGAAACTGGTGGATGCCCTGAATTCTGACTGTCGTGATCCTCCCCAGCTCTCGGGGCCACCCTGCGTTCTCGGGAGTCCTGTCGGACCCACTGAATGCAAAAGCATAGGAGACAGAAGACCAGGGCAGTCTTTCCAGGTCCTGCTGAGGACGTGAATTAGCTGGACCTGGAGGGAGCCGACCTAGAAGAGAGGCCAGGAATTCCAGGTGACAGAGGAGCCAGATCGGGGCTGCGAGGAAGATGCAATCAGCAAGTGGCAGATCGGAAACAGAAGTGGGCAGAGAGAGGCAAGGGAGCCGGCCGGGGTGGGTCCGGGAGACGGGAGATGATGGATGAAATTATGAGGGGAATGTCTGATGGGTGGAGGATAAAATCCGCACAAACTGGGATTTTAAACATAAGGAGATAGTCCCCTGAGAAGATGTAGGAGGAAGCATTGAGGTGAACATGGAGGAACCgcgaggaggaaaaaaaaaaaaaaaaaaagatgattatcaGAGAAGTGGAAACTGGGATTAGCTCCTAGGCTGTGGGTGGTAGGGAGTGTTCTGGAGTCTGgggaacagaaaaacaacaacagggaCATGCTTCAGGGCGGCAGGAAGTGCCAACCTAAGACAGGCCGCTGGGGAGTCTCCGAAGGCCCCCGTGTCCTCACTTCTGTCCTCCCCCTAACTGAGACTGTGGTGCATGGACATAGGGGTTCGGTGAGTACCAGACAGCAGAGGCCGAGGTCACTGTCGCCCTGTTCAGAGCCGGCAGCATGATGGACGTGCATGATGTCTGTGCTCTGCTGGCAGCGTTCACCGTCTCCGTCGGTCCTCACCAAGAGACGGGGGAGGTTCCATGTGCCCTGCACTTCGtaggtgaggagactgaggcttgtGGAAGCCGTGGAGCCTGGGTGAAAGCAGGCCGGTTCCTCCAGCGGCCCTGATCCTGAATCAAGACAGAGAGGGGTGGAGAGGCACTAAATTCAGAAGTATTTGATGAgtggaaattcagaaaaaaaaaaaaaaaaaaaagaaaacctatgccTTGAGATCAATGAATGATGGAAGCAGTTGTAAGGTGACTGCGTCGTTGTCGTGGAAGGAAGAGAGTGACCGCGAGAGTTAAGACCTGGCATGAGCGAAAGGGACGGCCACGTGGGTGGAgtggagagaggagaaataattgAGTTGCCATGAAAATAGCCCGAGCGGGAATCAGAACCAAAGAAGAGGGCAGGAGGGTGGTTGGGTGAGGAGGAGACGTAACCGGCTGCGGTGGTCCCTCGGGGCTTCGGGTGCCTTGCTTGCTTGAGGCCCAGAAGAGCGGGGTCTGGGAAGGAGGCGCCGTCGGCTCTTTACGCGTCGATGCTTTTTACTCTGCTCCCATGCTTGTTCCCTTCCTTTTTCAGGTGGAGTGCTGCTTCTGCGCCGCCGCAGCTGAAGGATGCTCTGCGCTCCCTGGCTTTCCATGGAGACCTCCGAGCCGGGTTGGCCCCCGCTGACACCTCGCCTCGTACCTTCTCTACCTCCCAAGCTGTTCGCCTGTGTCGCGAGCTCGGCCCGGGCCCTGCGCCCCGGAGGCCTGTGCTGAACCCAGGGAGCGGCCGCGGGCTCTGGGCGGCGATGGCCCGACGCGCTTCCAGCCGCTCGCCCGCTCGGGTCAAGCCGTCACGAGAAGGCAAGTGCTAAGACTAAAggcttatttgcattttatttaaatctgaTGGACCGAGCTTTGGACGATTTCCATGGCAGAAAAATCCATTCCATTTTCCAGGCACAAGTGCTGGCCGTCAGATAGCCGCGGCCTTTGAATCCCGGGCGGCGGCGGTGGCCAGTTGGGGCCGCGCTTCCAGACTGCGCCTGGGCCCCGGGCGCTGGGGGCCCCGGCGGGGACTTGGGCCCGGCGCGCGCTACCCGGACGGGCCGGGCCCGGAGAGCAGCGCTCGTCCCTGGGAACCGAGAGCATGGGGCGTGCTGGTTTAAAAACGGAAAATGCAAAGTTGGACTGAAAATATCCTCAGTCTTCCGAGCAATCTGCTGAACGGTTCCAAACTTACCTTAGTGTGGTGAGGCGGGGAGCTGCCCCACTTTCCGTCGCCCGCCTCCCGCGGCCATGGAGGTCGCGATGGTGAGCGCCGAGAGCTCGGGCTGCAACAGCCACATGCCCTACGGCTACGCGGCGCAGGCCCGGGCCCGGGAGCGGGAGCGGCTGGCCCAGTCGagggccgcggcggccgcggcggtggcggcggccaCGGCCGCGGCCGCGGAGGGCGttgggggccccgggggcggcgcgcaccagcagcaccagcagcatcagcagcaccagcagcagcagctgcagcagcagcagccccgcgGCACCTGCCCCGCGCTCGAGCCCCAGGGCGGCCGTGTGGCCCGGAGGCGCCGGCGCTCGCGGCCCAACCGGAGGAGGCCTCAGCCGCGGCCCGGCGGCTTCCCGCACGGCTCGGACCTGCTGCCCAGCGGCTCGGAGGAGAGGATCCTGAGGGAGCTGAGCGACGAGGACGAGGACGACGAGGACGACGAGGACGCCGAGGAGGAGGCCCGGCTGGGCCGCGGCCAGGACGACCGCGCGGCCCACGGCTCCTGCAGCGACCTGCTGCCCCGGGACGACGGCGCCTACGGCCCGGGCCGGCCCAGCGGCTGCTGCGAGCGGGTGGTCATCAACGTGTCGGGCCTGCGCTTCGAGACCCAGATGAAGACCCTGGCCCAGTTTCCCGACACCTTGCTGGGCGACCCCGAGAAGAGGACGCAGTACTTCGACCCGCTGCGAAACGAGTATTTCTTCGACAGGAACCGGCCGAGCTTCGACGCCATCCTGTACTACTACCAGTCGGGCGGCCGCCTCAAGAGGCCGGTCAACGTGCCCTTCGACATCTTCACGGAGGAGGTGAAGTTCTACCAGCTGGGAGAGGAGGCCCTGCTCAAGTTCCGGGAGGACGAGGGCTTTGTGCGGGAGGAGGAGGACCGGGCCCTGCCGGAGAACGAGTTTAAAAAGCAGATCTGGCTCCTCTTCGAGTACCCGGAGAGCTCCAGCCCGGCCAGGGGCATCGCCATCGTGTCCGTCCTGGTCATCTTGATCTCCATCGTCATCTTCTGCCTGGAAACCCTGCCCGAGTTCCGGGACGACAGGGACCTCATCATGGCACTGGGCGCGGGCGGACACGGCGGGTCGCTGAACGACTCCTCGGCGCCCCACCTAGAGAACTCAGGGCACACCATCTTCAACGACCCCTTCTTCATCGTGGAGACCGTCTGTATCGTCTGGTTCTCCTTCGAGTTCGTGGTTCGCTGCTTCGCTTGTCCCAGCCAAGCGCTCTTCTTCAAAAACATCATGAACATCATTGACATTGTCTCCATTTTGCCTTACTTCATCACGCTGGGCACCGATCTGGCCCAGCACCAGGGGGGCGGCAacgggcagcagcagcaggccaTGTCCTTTGCCATCCTCAGGATCATCCGTCTGGTCCGCGTGTTCCGGATCTTCAAGCTGTCCAGGCACTCCAAGGGCCTGCAGATCCTGGGCCACACGCTCCGAGCCAGCATGCGGGAGCTGGGCCTTCTgatcttcttcctcttcatcgGGGTCATCCTCTTCTCCAGCGCCGTGTACTTCGCGGAGGCCGATGAGCCCACCACCCATTTCCAGAGCATCCCAGATGCGTTTTGGTGGGCCGTGGTGACCATGACGACTGTGGGCTACGGGGACATGAAGCCCATCACCGTGGGGGGCAAGATCGTGGGGTCCCTGTGTGCCATCGCAGGTGTCTTAACCATCGCTTTGCCAGTGCCAGTGATTGTCTCTAACTTTAACTATTTCTACCACAGAGAGACTGAGAATGAGGAGCAGACGCAGCTGACACAGAATGCGGTCAGTTGCCCGTACCTCCCCTCTAATTTGCTGAAGAAATTTCGGAGCTCTACTTCTTCCTCCCTGGGGGACAAGTCAGAGTATCTGGAGATGGAAGAAGGAGTTAAGGAATCCCTCTGCGCGAAGGAGGAGAAGTGTCAGGGAAAGGGGGACGACAGCGAGACGGAGAAAAACAACTGTTCTAACGCCAAGGCTGTGGAGACCGATGTGTGACCCTGCTctccgcccgccgccgccccccacccccccccgacCCCGGTATCTCCAACTGTATCTCACGCGTAGAGAGCGCAGTCACGACGGCGAGAGGTGCAGACGGACCTGATGCACCGAGCGCCGCACCATTTACTTAATGGTTATCCGTGGCATAATTGTCACTAAGCGTGTATGGCATATCAAATAAATGATACAtcctggagaagagggaggctAAAATTAGGAGCAGatctatctttatattttttatcagaATGCAAGAATTTTGCACATTAACTGGAAAAGATGTCCGGAGTAGAGGTGGTTCCACGGAGAGAATGTGTCCGCGTGTGTTTGCGTGTGTGCGCTGCGTGCGTGTGTAAGTGAGTTGTCAACGTGGTCAGTCGTTGTGCGGTGATGGGAGAAGTTGGCATTTTGAAGTATTTACTATGTAAGAAATAATGAATCCGAGCAGTCATTTATTAGTGCTTTGACAGCATCTCGTGTCTTTGGATTCCatgattgtttttaaagaactgtAAGAATTactgtgtagaaaaaaaaaaaaaaagaaaagaaaaaaagaaaagaaagtggattATTTAATAGAATATGGGTCACGATTTTATCTTGGAtttaattaaagtttatttttaactggGGATTAACTTTTACAAAGGCTGCAGGGGCCTTTGgaaattgattatattttattattaattttgggggAAGATGTGACAGCCAATGCCTAACAATATGGAAGAAGTGAAACCGGAGAAAATGTAACAAGTTTTGCTCACAGTTAACAGgactggaatttttattttattttttttttcctttgcactaTTTTATATgctggagatggagagagacttCCTACTGTGAATGTTTACTGATGTAACAGCTCCATGACAATCACTGGGAGAATGATTTCTTGGTCTTATGTGATGGTCCTTCTCTTTGTGTGAGACTAATGGCCGCGCAGATAACAGCACatgattccctttttaaaattccagataaCTGATCTGCAAAGGGAGTATGAAGTAACACTTAGCAACTGAATCTTTTGAAATTGGACTGTTACAATGATGCTTCCGAAACCATACGACTTAATTATTCTTCTGCCTTTTAAATCCAGAATAATTTAACCAAAGTTAATGCATGCACTGAAAGAGTTCTTGAAGAAATAAGATGCCCAGCAGCTACAGTGATTATGGCTTAAGAGCTTTCTATTAAACGTGCAACATAAATGCTAGatttattaagtttatttctttgtgCAGCTCCATAAAGGCACAGTGTGGGGATCCAGCTCAGAATTGAGCATTTTTGTCTGCTAAAACTGACCCAAGGGAGAGTTGTGTCAAAACATTGAGTTTTGGTAACGCCGTCATTATcgtttttgttaaaaaaaaaaaaaaatcttatggcACGTGTGTTTAATTCATGACAGGGCGTTCTAGAAGGTGCAGCAACAGCTAGTGGTCAGACTTGCCCTATTCCGTCGTAATGAGATGTAGGTTGGCAAATTCAGAGTCCACGAGGGGCCTTATTCTCCAGTGTTTCCTCAACATCTATTCTTTATAAGATGGTTGTCCTGAGATTTGGGAAAAATACCCTATGTAGCACATAATGAGCTCTGACaactgtgaatttaaaaaaaaaaaaaaaaaaaaagatctagaataGCTTTTCTCAAGCTTTTAAATCGCAGGCCATCATTTATAATAACGTAAATCTTCTTTAATAATATTCGAAATTCCAAGTAAATCTAAGGTCAGGTTTGAAAGCAAAGTTgcgcccctcccctcaccccttccccaccactTACAGGAAAACACCCCTCAAGAGTACCTTGGGGAGAATGGAAAGCCGCGAGCAGCATGGGGGTTGGTCGAATGCTGTGACCAAAGATGTCTAGTGGGCAAAAGAGCGGCAAAACGAGGAAATTGAACTTGTAGCAAGACTTCAGGGATGCCATTGTAATAGGCTTGGGATCTGGAGCACAAACGTAGCGAGCCTTAGCCTAGGAGTCGGGCTGTCTGGGTTGGTCCCTGGGCCCTCGGAAAGTCACCCTGCATCTCTGCGCCCCGTTTCCGCAGGAGGAGGGCACGTAAGGCTCTCGTCCCAGCACAGAGCCGCAGGGACAGCAGATGAGCCCCAAGAGGCCGAGTGATGTAAACGCCGCAGGTTATGTCCAGGTCGTTGACTCTTCCTCCGGGAGGACGAGGTCTGGGACCCAGCGGCTCGGTGTGCTTTCCCGGGACACCGCGAACAGCATGGGCCATCTGGGGAAAGGCCCCAGGCGTGCGGCGCTGTGAAAGCTGCATGTGTGAGTGAGATCCCGCGTGCCCCTTGGCGCGCCCAGTGGGTGCGATTGTCCCAGGGCGGTTTAAGTGCCCGCTCTTGGGTGGTGACCGGCTGCCGTGGCCGCCCGGCGACGCTTGGGCTCCTCGGAAGGGAAGAGGCAGCGGGTGTCCACGGCGTCTCCTGTTTCGAGGGAAGTTCCGTTTAGCGGAGCTGTAGTATTAGACTCGATAATTCTGTGGATTCAAGGAATAGAGTCATTTCGAGGTCCTGGAGTAGTTCTCCTTAAGCGTTTTCTTAGGGGCCACCGCGGGCTTCCAAACTGCGTATTGTCAGGGTATCACGGGCTGCGTGTCGCGCCGTTTGTATCTTCCTTCGAGATGCCTTTATTTTAGGGTGTCGGGAGCTCATTTCCACACTAGGAAGAAAGCCCCGACGGCCTCGGGGTTCGCGAAGGGCACTTGGGTAGGAACGCTTCCCGGGTAGGGAATGTGCAAAGGCCGGGAGCGCGACGGGTGCAATAGTTTCTGCACAACTATTCTGAGAAATTTCTGCGAAAGAGAGCTAGCGGATGCCCGAGGAATGAGGGTTGGCCTAGGAGGGGAGAGCTGGCTTGTTGACACGGGCGCATCATTTCATCTTCTTGATTCTCAgtcttgctgttgtttttttaggCGTAAAATCAGGCTGTTGAGCCACGTTATCCCTCGATTCCTTCCAGCACGGAAATTCTCTGAAGTCGAAGGAAGTATTAGACGAGCTTGGTATTTTCCAAGCATTCAGGTCACGCCAGCCTTGGTCTTAGATAGTTATGTAGTGGGAGCAAAATAGTTCTGAAATCTCACCGTTGGGTCAAATGCAGAACCAGGAGTTTGAGACAGATTTTAGAATGTAAGCTGAATGGAAAgggtgtcttttatttatttatttttttttgaaagggtgTCTTTTGAAGCTCTTTCTTCCAACAACTATAGGGAAGGGatttccttaattaaaaaaaaaaaaatcacccagtcTCCAATTGAATACATATGGTGAAAGTTGGTGAGTAAACATTTTGATTTCTTGCTTTGTTATAGTAGAGTTTTGTCAGCAAACAGTGCTCCGACCTGTGCTGGGGAACTCATTTTATGCCTAAACACATGTAGTATTTCACAAGTGCTACTGCTTTTCTTGTCATGTTTGTTTTAAACAGGATCGCTGAAGCTTTGTGAAAATCTTTTCATTAAGCATGCGTTACAGTAGAACCCAATATATGAATAATAAGAGATCTCTATGGAAAAACACTCTGATCGCGTATATGTCCATGTGTCCATTTTTTAAGGAAGTCAACATTAACCAAcagagaattattattattttttttttgagaattattcTTAATTGCATTAGAATCATGAACAGTAGGGTATCCCCACGTCCCGAAAGAATCAGAGATGCCGTTCTCCGTCGTCGATTCTGTGGAGCGCGATGCGTCTTCCGCCGTAATGTTGCAGCTGCTCGTAGGTAAAGGGGGAAATACACCAGGTTCAGTTTGCATTTTTCAGTGAACACGTGCTGTGGTCATGTGCACGATGCGGAGTGCAACACCCCTCtttatatggctttttttttcccccttattgaTACCGTATAGAATGATTGCGGGTTGTCATTCAGTGACAAAGGGGCCTGTTCCAGGGAATCTTCCTGACCCAAAAGTCATTCTGGATTCTGCAAGGGACAGTTGGTGTGGACAAAAGGTGCTTTTTGGTTTTCCTGCCTGCAAAGACGTTTCCCTCAAAGCACAGGGTCTT belongs to Canis lupus baileyi chromosome 23, mCanLup2.hap1, whole genome shotgun sequence and includes:
- the KCNA4 gene encoding potassium voltage-gated channel subfamily A member 4; translation: MEVAMVSAESSGCNSHMPYGYAAQARARERERLAQSRAAAAAAVAAATAAAAEGVGGPGGGAHQQHQQHQQHQQQQLQQQQPRGTCPALEPQGGRVARRRRRSRPNRRRPQPRPGGFPHGSDLLPSGSEERILRELSDEDEDDEDDEDAEEEARLGRGQDDRAAHGSCSDLLPRDDGAYGPGRPSGCCERVVINVSGLRFETQMKTLAQFPDTLLGDPEKRTQYFDPLRNEYFFDRNRPSFDAILYYYQSGGRLKRPVNVPFDIFTEEVKFYQLGEEALLKFREDEGFVREEEDRALPENEFKKQIWLLFEYPESSSPARGIAIVSVLVILISIVIFCLETLPEFRDDRDLIMALGAGGHGGSLNDSSAPHLENSGHTIFNDPFFIVETVCIVWFSFEFVVRCFACPSQALFFKNIMNIIDIVSILPYFITLGTDLAQHQGGGNGQQQQAMSFAILRIIRLVRVFRIFKLSRHSKGLQILGHTLRASMRELGLLIFFLFIGVILFSSAVYFAEADEPTTHFQSIPDAFWWAVVTMTTVGYGDMKPITVGGKIVGSLCAIAGVLTIALPVPVIVSNFNYFYHRETENEEQTQLTQNAVSCPYLPSNLLKKFRSSTSSSLGDKSEYLEMEEGVKESLCAKEEKCQGKGDDSETEKNNCSNAKAVETDV